The Zingiber officinale cultivar Zhangliang chromosome 10A, Zo_v1.1, whole genome shotgun sequence genome contains a region encoding:
- the LOC122026715 gene encoding zinc finger MYM-type protein 1-like, whose product MSTWTSVLQVLENVYDNGTNDDNSGIATSLINKMKSYEFVFMMHLMKSLLGIANELSLALQQKDQNIVLAASLIKTMKVLDMMVQEMSNRFSESSTKILTCIACLDPKDSFSQFDIGKLLHLAELYPKDFSLIDREILEDQLETYIQNVRGEFSMIEDLGSLAKKMVETGKNTIFPLVYRLIELALVLPVATASVERVFSVMKIIKTDLCNRMGDEWMNDSLVVYIEKDIFATIENEQILQHFQQMNTHRIQLPPLVCMSRSDAGGSNIKK is encoded by the exons ATGTCTACGTGGACTTCTGTTTTACAAGTGCTTGAAAATGTGTATGATAATGGTACTAATGATGATAATAGTGGTATCGCCACCAGTTTGATTAATAAGATGAAGAGTTATGAATTTGTGTTTATGATGCATTTGATGAAATCTTTATTGGGAATCGCAAATGAATTATCACTTGCCTTACAACAAAAGGATCAAAACATTGTACTGGCTGCCAGTTTGATCAAGACAATGAAA GTTCTTGATATGATGGTTCAAGAGATGAGTAATCGGTTTTCAGAATCAAGTACGAAGATACTTACTTGCATTGCTTGCTTAGATCCAAAGGACTCTTTTTCTCAATTTGATATTGGTAAGCTACTCCACCTTGCTGAACTTTATCCGAAGGACTTTTCATTGATTGATCGTGAAATACTTGAGGACCAACTTGAGACTTACATTCAAAATGTACGAGGTGAATTTTCTATGATTGAAGATTTGGGAAGTCTTGCTAAAAAGATGGTTGAAACGGGCAAGAATACAATTTTTCCATTGGTATATCGTTTGATCGAGTTAGCATTAGTTTTACCAGTTGCAACTGCTTCTGTTGAAAGAGTTTTTTCTGTGATGAAAATTATCAAGACTGATTTGTGTAATAGGATGGGGGATGAGTGGATGAATGACAGTTTGGTAGTATacatagaaaaagatatttttgctACAATTGAAAATGAACAAATTTTACAACATTTTCAACAGATGAACACTCATAGGATCCAGTTGCCTCCTCTTGTTTGTATGTCTAGATCTGATGCTGGTGgttcaaatattaaaaaataa